The following nucleotide sequence is from Ktedonobacteraceae bacterium.
TCCAGATTTTGCGACCAAACGAATGCGACAGACAGCCTGCCTGCGAGACAAGCTTTACTACGAGTGCAGAAGAGTGTTGGATACCTGGTCTCCCGCTCTCGATTGGTGCCTGGTTGCAAATGGGAAAGCTGATTTCGTTGTAAGCGTAGCCGGAAATCCCTTACATCCAGATGCAGGGACTTTAATACTTGAAGAAGCTGGAGGGAAGATAACAGACTTCGAAAATCGTACATTCGAATACAAGAATACGGGATGTATTGTTGGAAGTAATTCGTTGCTGCACGACCAATTATTGCAATTGGTAAGTGAGCATTACACGTAAAGGATTACATGCATATGATCGTGACTAGAGGAATCTTGCCTGGAATAACGTTGTTGGATGCTGTAGAAGCAGTAGTATCAGCTATCGATGCTCGGAACTGTTCTTTTGGTCACAGTATACGTGTCGCTTCCTATGCAGTACAAATTGCGGAGGCTGCTGGCTGGCAACAACAAATGTTGGAACAAATACAGCTTGGAGCCCTCCTACACGATATCGGGCAGATTTATTGGCCTGATACGATCATAGAAAAGCAAGGGGTTTCTCTTACTGAAGAGGAGCGAGAAATCATTGAGTCTCATACGCTAAAAGGTGTTGAACTCATAAAGGGCTGGCCTTCTCTTAGTTTTGTTGAACCTTATATCCTTTATCATCAAGAATGGATCGATGGTAGCGGCTACCCATTCGGACTGAAAGGAGACGCATTGCCTGACGAAGTACAGGTAGTTTCACTCGCCGATGTATATGAGGCCCTGAGCCATCCAAGAAAGTACAAGGAACGCTTAGGATTCTCTTCCGACAAAGCTGTGGAAATTATGACCGAGATGAAAGGTAGACGTTGGAAATGCGAGCTATTTGACGTGTTTGTCCATGTTGCCAGAGACTGGTAATAGTGCTTAAAAAGACAAGACCAATACAATGCAAGATAAGGCGCCCACACCGAATCCTCATCACTTAGTTGCTCTTCTTGAGAAATATGCAACACGGATTTTCGCGTTGCTGATAGTTCTTGTTTGTTTCATTTTATTTTATTTCGGCCCACTGCTTGTGCCCAGCTATCAAGCCGTGTTCATCTCTGTTTCTACCTCTTTGCTCGCCTCTCTTATTTTTGCCCTTATTTACAGCTCTGTAGTTGAACACCATCACATGCGGGTAATAAATAATGAGCTATCCATCAGTGTCAAAGATGCTGTAAATGAGATGAAGGAACTTCAACAGGATAATATTAGAAGAATCACTGACTTAACTTTAACGAAAATAGCGGAGATCCAGAGTACTTACTCTCATGAAATCGCACTTC
It contains:
- a CDS encoding HD domain-containing phosphohydrolase; the protein is MIVTRGILPGITLLDAVEAVVSAIDARNCSFGHSIRVASYAVQIAEAAGWQQQMLEQIQLGALLHDIGQIYWPDTIIEKQGVSLTEEEREIIESHTLKGVELIKGWPSLSFVEPYILYHQEWIDGSGYPFGLKGDALPDEVQVVSLADVYEALSHPRKYKERLGFSSDKAVEIMTEMKGRRWKCELFDVFVHVARDW